Part of the bacterium genome, AGAACAAAAGAAACAGGCATTAGAGATTGCCCTATCCTCAATTGAGAAGGAGATAAAGAGAAGTTGCGAAAAATCTCTTAAGTGGTTTATAATACAGAAGGAATAGGTTTCAATTCTGATGAAAAGGGTGGTAAGTGACAAAAATCAGTGGGTAAATGAACCTGCTTCGGTGATGAGCGAGCTATCTGTTCATTACAGGCAGAAGGAAGAAGAAAAATGAGAATAAAAACATTTATTACTTGGGTGTTTGCCTCTTTGTTAACACTTGTTTTTACAGTTACTTATGGTTCTGCCATTGAAACTTTTGATATAAACCCAAGGTATGCTGAGGCTTACAACAATCGGGGGGTTGTCTACTACGCCAAAGGAGAATATGACAAAGCCTGGAAGGATGTCTATAAGGCACAAAGTTTAGGCTATCAAGTTAAACCAGAATTTCTCAAGCTACTT contains:
- a CDS encoding tetratricopeptide repeat protein is translated as MRIKTFITWVFASLLTLVFTVTYGSAIETFDINPRYAEAYNNRGVVYYAKGEYDKAWKDVYKAQSLGYQVKPEFLKLLRKASGRQR